The Mytilus galloprovincialis chromosome 7, xbMytGall1.hap1.1, whole genome shotgun sequence genome has a window encoding:
- the LOC143083940 gene encoding uncharacterized protein LOC143083940 → MAKINVSRITVSANIILTAALITRTLTFGFIFMSIYIKVKDDILDEEVIKIIDLEVIAGMPLGTTIKSIVFSLIGVFVIELITGIVGLYGALRREKLMLAVAVVLSSFLICVYIIYIVLLSIIYHKKTELYNTLLDYTKAYESGNNYLSYWNRVETFPEFLTKLGCQNSSPERHYCWSLYVQELGSYLEIYIGIIVTCMVCQICSIVAAEYIFRKLEFKEKKPSISENKYYLLLSLKHGILRNLIIFIKDNWSRSKVVFASVILKISSLVAGLGLLGLGLTLIGDVFISDGSLRHIFYKMQFYHYYFYDILVGLAAASVVIGICTSLVAILGLLGSWRKSKRFLITSSVLSFTLHVPRVIAVVIWIVFIEEINDNMKFQLWLQQLGYFYGGNGNEITGKWNDMIMTLQCCGVNYYSETHTSQGIQFCCKNANLRILDKEDPNTNSYSGIFNYFGGCGGYKTDTCAEVILDKTEMFVGWFLAIVLLQIVLEIVGCLFVNKEYSDIKSTGEQMHTKSILFRKIFGEIKFFFLSNWKRSKLTLVRFISLGTIFICSIVVLCLAINIRYDKVFGNSDIEDIFSRLNVTDHTFSRAINIFSIVTVTFSSVSIAVVIFSIVVMAVQKWKSVLNIVTAGILSAVVVANIVQIGLWGKFLTGVSSELENELMAQFVSQDGGYQYSQNSATYDTSLSLSWNTLFVQAECCGVGPLIESSFTSTKWYSSGDRSGNRIPVQCCISQSDVFPYSTRTDSNCTSSMLDGYFYSQSCDDAVEKRLKTYSIIFFVFMAITILAEMCCIIMTVFDVLRLKKLPLGLKAGDDKKEIIRENEKHMLEQSIGDEANKSENKKIQKDKPEKISQIKKSKSRGAFDLQKKESTIIQEKHEDKIELQPVKSMEIADKNKAAGENMQVDTLSGTKLNDDAEVETVADKDTTARDTTIEDATDTSN, encoded by the exons atggcgAAAATAAATGTAAGTCGTATTACTGTTTCAGCGAATATTATTCTGACCGCCGCTTTGATTACAAGG ACGCTGACCTTTGGTTTCATATTCATGTCAATATACATCAAAGTAAAAGACGATATTTTAGATGAAGAGGTTATCAAAATTATCGACTTGGAAGTAATAGCCGGGATGCCTTTAGGAACAACCATCAAATCAATTGTATTTTCTCTCATTGGAGTTTTTGTGATAGAACTCATAACCGGCATTGTTGGATTGTATGGAGCTTTGAGACGGGAGAAGCTAATGTTAGCAGTG gCTGTCGTCCTGAGTTCCTTCCTGATTTgtgtatacattatatatatagtaCTTCTGTCGATTATATATCACAAG AAAACTGAACTCTACAATACATTACTTGATTACACAAAAGCTTACGAGTCTGGTAATAATTACCTATCATACTGGAACCGTGTGGAAACATTCCCTGAGTTCTTAACTAAG CTTGGATGTCAAAATTCCAGCCCGGAAAGGCACTATTGCTGGAGTTTATATGTCCAAGAATTAGGCAGCTATCTAGAAATATACATCGGGATAATTGTGACGTGTATGGTTTGTCAG ATTTGTTCAATAGTTGCAGCTGAATATATCTTTCGTAAACTTGAATTCAAAGAAAAGAAACCAAGTATTTCAGAGAACAAGTATTACTTATTGCTTAGTTTAAAGCATGGTATCCTACGAAATTTAATAATCTTTATAAAGGATAATTGGAGCAG GTCAAAAGTTGTTTTTGCATCAGTCATACTTAAAATAAGCTCACTT GTAGCAGGTCTTGGGCTTCTTGGACTAGGATTAACACTAATAGGAGATGTATTTATTAGTGATGGCTCTCTTAGACATATATTTTACAAGATGCAATTTTACCATTACTATTTCTATGACATACTTGTCGGTCTAGCTGCAGCATCGGTTGTAATTGGAATATGTACTTCGTTGGTGGCAATACTTGGCTTATTGGGATCATGGAGAAAATCGAAACGCTTTCTTATTACG AGCTCTGTTCTGTCTTTTACATTACATGTACCAAGAGTAATTGCAGTTGTTAtatggatagttttcattgaagag ATCAACGATAATATGAAATTTCAGTTATGGTTACAACAACTAGGATATTTTTATGGAGGCAACGGAAATGAAATCACGGGAAAGTGGAATGACATGATCATGACA CTGCAGTGTTGTGGTGTCAATTATTACTCTGAAACACATACGAGTCAGGGAATACAGTTCTGTTGTAAAAATGCTAATCTCAGAATACTAGACAAAGAAGATCCAAATACAAACTCCTACAGtggaatttttaattattttggtgGCTGCGGTGGCTACAAAACAGAT ACATGTGCAGAAGTAATCTTGGACAAGACTGAGATGTTTGTTGGGTGGTTTCTTGCGATTGTGTTGCTGCAAATTGTTTTAGAG aTCGTTGGATGCCTGTTTGTTAACAAGGAGTATTCAGATATAAAGTCGACAGGAGAACAAATGCATACAAAAtcgattttatttagaaaaatctTCGGCGAAATCAAATTCTTCTTTTTAAGTAACTGGAAAAG GTCTAAATTAACGTTGGTTCGCTTTATATCTCTGGGAACTATATTT ATATGTAGCATTGTGGTGCTGTGTCTAGCCATCAATATAAGATACGACAAAGTGTTTGGAAACTCAGATATAGAAGACATATTCTCAAGACTAAACGTTACCGACCATACCTTCTCAAGAGCCATCAACATATTTTCCATTGTGACTGTCACCTTTTCATCTGTATCAATAGCAGTTGTTATATTTTCCATCGTCGTTATGGCAGTACAGAAATGGAAATCAGTCCTGAATATTGTG ACTGCTGGGATATTGAGTGCTGTTGTAGTTGCCAACATTGTACAAATAGGATTATGGGGAAAGTTCTTGACAGGA GTTTCATCAGAGCTAGAAAATGAACTAATGGCACAATTTGTTAGTCAAGATGGAGGCTATCAGTACTCTCAGAATTCAGCAACATATGACacgtcattatcactatcttggAACACTCTTTTTGTACAG GCAGAATGCTGTGGAGTAGGACCATTGATAGAATCATCGTTCACCTCCACCAAGTGGTACTCGTCAGGAGACAGATCTGGTAATCGGATTCCAGTACAGTGTTGTATATCTCAGTCCGATGTATTCCCGTACTCCACTAGGACAGATAGCAATTGTACATCATCTATGCTAGACGGATACTTTTACTCACAG TCATGTGATGATGCAGTTGAAAAACGATTGAAGACATACAGCATCATCTTCTTTGTGTTCATGGCGATCACCATTTTAGCAGAG ATGTGTTGCATTATAATGACTGTATTCGATGTTCTAAGATTGAAGAAATTACCTCTGGGTTTAAAAGCTGGTGACGACAAGAAAGAAATCATAAGAGAAAACGAGAAACACATGCTAGAACAATCCATTGGGGATGAAGCAAATAAATCCGAAAACAAGAAAATACAAAAGGATAAACcagaaaaaatatcacaaatcAAGAAATCGAAGTCAAGAGGAGCATTTGATTTACAAAAGAAAGAAAGTACAATTATTCAGGAAAAACATGAGGACAAAATTGAATTACAACCTGTAAAATCGATGGAAATTGCAGACAAAAATAAAGCTGCAGGGGAAAATATGCAAGTGGACACACTCTCTGGGACAAAATTGAATGATGATGCGGAAGTCGAAACAGTGGCTGACAAAGATACCACAGCAAGGGACACCACGATTGAAGATGCGACTGACACATCGAACTAG